ataacttttataagtcttcagtttttttgtttggttggttggttggtttttttggaaATTCCCTTCTTCTTTAATGCAATGCCACGGTCCCAATCTTTGTCCTCCCAATCTCTCATTATGGTCATCTCTCAGTGACTAACTCTTAGCCTTCTGTTTCTTACATTAGAGGGTTCATTCTTTGTCATGATCTTAACTATCATTTCTATGCAGCACCAAATCCAAGTCTGGAATTCTAGTTCCCCATCCAGCTACACTAAAGTTGAGAACAGTTGAAAAGGGATTTCCACCTGCAGGAAATTATATTCTTTCATCAATTACTCCACTGATACTTCACAAGAGCCCTGCCAAACAGGAATTACTATCTCCAAgttccaaatgaggaaactgaagttcagaaatCAGGCAGCTAGTGAATAGCAGATCAAGGGTCTGGTTATCTGACTAAAATTGCTAGTTATCCCTACTACCTCATCACCTCCTTCACCAAAATGCTAGCTTTTACCACATCGATGAAGAAGAACAGAGCCCTAGGTGAAGCATTTACCACAACTACTTGGGGTCAAGGGATGCAGTAGTAGAAAATGTGGGGAAAGCAAATGCTCAGATGTaccactttctccttttctccatatccagGTTACCCTAACAGGTAGGCCAAGTAGTAAGTAGCCAGTGCAATAGGATGGAAGATATACTTTCCATCAAAGTATCTTCCCAATGCCCTCCTGACCGCCACTGCTCCTGAAGTGCTCCTAGATCTTTATGTTCCTTGGGCTCTGTGGCCTCTTAACATGGAAATATTCCCAGGAGATGAAACATTCAAATGAATGACTGACATGTAatctttcagcaaatatttattaagtaccatTTATTAAGCAAATGGAATGATACAGTAACAACTATTTATATTTGCTTAGCTCTCTAGATTGGCTACAATCTGAAGTACCTAAAGCTGAGATtataatcctcattttacagatgatgaaattaTGGTTCAGAGAGTCTGAGTGACTCACCCAAGTGACACACGTTAATAACCAAAACTTGGGCTCAAACTTGGTTCCTCTTATTTTCAGTTCTATGCCCTTTCCTTTCTATCACAGTAATTCAAGGGATTTACAGGTAGGAACTCAGAACAAACACACAAGTTAAATAACAATTCAAGATAATAGTATAAACAAtgtcaaaagacaataaaagtgCCAAATGACTAGTTTAGATGATAATTACCATAGGCATGACTGGGAAGGTCACTATAAGTAAGAGTCAGCAGAGAAAGCCTCAGAGGGGAAGTGGAACTTCAACCCGGTCTTGGAAATTGAGTAGGAGAAGGACAGTGGGAGAACAAAGGGGGGGGTTCCAGAGtgagggaaagaaggaataaaggtGGAGAAGTAAGAAAGTGAAAGACTTActtggaaaaagaaatggagatacCAAATTAGCTGGAGAAGAGAGATGTGTATTggggagaaatggaaaagaagactgaaaagaCACTCTTGAATTTCTGCTCcaccccaaccccctgccccaaGAGAACACAAGCTTTATtcagtggccaaaaaagggagaaGGGAACTAAGTTCACAGGTCAGCTTCTCATCCACCTGGCaagaaggttttaattttaaagagtaaagaCAAAGGGAGGAGAAGTGAGGCTAATGGTGGGGAGGTGTATGCATTAGCACTCTTGAATTTCTGACTAAAGGATTTCGACTTGTCCTGGAGGCAAATGGGAACCAGGAAAGAATTTTGAGTGAGAGAGTGAAACTGTGAAAGCAGTTTTTGGGGCCAATTAATCTGGTAATATGGACTGTATATATGGTGTGAGGAGAGACAGGGGAAGGAAGACCAGTTGGGAGCATTGACAATCGGGGATAAGGTAACAAGAGCCAGTATCAGAATGGTAGCACTGGGACCATAAAGGAAGGCCAATTACAATTGACATGATGAAGGGAAAACGTCAGAATCTCATGAAATAGGGAGGGAAAAGGGTAGAAATCGCCTGAGTGTTTTCAAGCCTAGGTGACTTGAGGAAAGAAGATTCCATGAACACAAATGAGCAAGACAGGTAGGAAGCTGATTCAGGGCATTTCGTTTTTGACATCTTGGGTTGGaagtaaaaaaagaagagccAAGTGAAACTGTCAAGACATAGAGGTGGGGCTTGGGAGAAAGGTTGGGCCTGGAACTGAGTTGGCCTGGTGTAATATAAGGAGCTCTAGAATTCAGGGGTTCTAGGGCCTAGTCTCTGCTCTGCCTCAAATATACTAAGTCATAGACAAAGCATatctctgggcctgtttcctccTTTGGAAAGTGAGGCAGTACCCAAGCCCTAGAAAATTTCTGAGGTACTGTCAAGGACTATAAGTCAACTGAATTGTATTCACGTGCATATACGGTCTCtccaagagaaaaatcaagagtcAGATGAGGGGACTAAATAATCCCCCAGTGCTATGACACTGACAGATCTTGGACTGACAGATCTGTTCACTTAGGgagtaaaagagaaagagaagccaacaaagagaataagagagaaaaaagtaggaaaagagAAACTTTAAAGCAAGgggataaaataaagaacaaaagttaaaaatattgcAATAAATGGAAGTATTTACATCAAAAACAACAAAGGCTTAATATGTATGTTAAATCAAGAATATGTTTAGATACATATGAATACCACTAAGATACCAATTGGAGAAGGATATGAGCAGACAGTTCGCCcaggagaaaatacaaataatgcaCATGTGGGAAAGTGTTCAATTCCATGAGTAatcaaagcaatgaaattaataAGTTCATGTTTAAGCCATCCAAAAAGATTTCTTATAAAGTCCGATGCCAGAGTGGCAAGGGAACTGGAACACTTATGTCATTGTGGTGCTGTAAATTTGTGCAGTCCTTTGGGAAATCAAGCTCTCTAAAAAGATTCATGTTCTTTGATCTGGTAATCCCACCCCTGGGAACTTATCCTAGGAAAAgaattacaaagaagaaaaaagtcatatGCATTATGATGTTCAAAgtacagaaaaactgaaagtccCATAAGTGTTCAATAATAGAGAAACAGTCAAATAAAATAGCATCTACCAATAGATGTAATTTTATGTGGCAATTGAAATGATAAATATGAAAGACTGTAATGCAAGAAGAATATTTGcaataaaaggttttttaaaggaagaatttaaaaatatgtgcacaCTATGATTGcacttacatataaatatatatgtattatacaaaCTGGAAAAGCATGGaacatggaaaaatgaaaacaactatCTAGGATTGGGAAACAgagatgaatattttctttcaaagttttctttaatGTTGTCATAGTAgaattttttactgttatttttataaacatttttaaagaagatatacaacaTGGTCAAGCAAAGTAGAGAAGTCAGAGAAAACATCATTAAAGGTCTTGCTTAGGAGGTAATTTTCGTTCTAGGTACAGAAGAGTGTAGGAAGGAAACCAGCTTCAGAGAGTTAAGGGATGACTTCATGGTGAGGAAATCAGGTTCATGGTACTCTTTCCAGAAATTTGCCAGTTAAATGAACAAGATGAATAGAATGGTGGCTAGAAGAGACAGCAGAGTCAAAGTTATCAGTGGTAATGCTTTATTTtggttaggttttgttttgttttgttttgttttaagatgaGATGAAATCAGTTATGGAAGAGACTAAAAATGATGAAGAGGGATAAACAGGAACAGGAAAGAGGGACACCTTTTATCCTGGGACttcagggaagaaagggagaaagacaaaatggATACAGAAGTAGTGCTATCATACATGAAACAGAGGAAGTTGGGGTATTAGATTTTCTCCATCTTTCGAGAGGCAAGGTATCTCAAGAGATCATAGGGGAGGATGAAGTTGGGGCCTTGAGAatgtagaaaagacaggaaacacTTGCTCTGGAATGTTCACAAGGAACTCAGAAGCCTAAGAGGAACAAGGGCTTAGGGTGAAGTTCCAAGAAATCAAGTGTCAGTGGGTCAAGCTAGCCCTGGGCTCTGGCTTCATCTGCAATCCCCTCTAGTCCTAGGAGAAAGAAGATTGGCCAAAGATGAAAATCAAGTTGTTTAAAGTTAGAGTGTGAggagatatggagaacagacttgtagttgccaagaaggagggggcggtgggggggagaaGGATTGGGATTTTGGAGTTAGCAGAGGCAAGCTATTATaaataggatggataaacaacaagattctactgtatatcacagagaactaactatattcaatattctgtggtaaatcacaatggaaaatacgaaaaggaatatatatgtatgcataactgaatcactttgctgtaaagcagaaattaacacaacactataaatcaactatacttcaataaaatttttttaaaaaataaaaataaaattagagtgtGAGGGAAGCCAGCCCCAAAGTAGGAGACCACAAGATCTGGCTGTTAGTCTCAAATAAGCACAAGGGATTTCAATAGACTGGATAAACAGAGGAGGCTGGGTCAATTGCGATGAAGAGAACAGCCTTATTAGGTGATGCTGGTGGGTAGAAAAGGTGATAGCCAAGGAGGCTGTGGTCATAGGaataaaagggagagagaggcgATGAGGAGCAGGGTATGTGACAGTCTAGGCTGAGGCCATGTGACTGGGAGACTAGTAAGTGGAAGGGCCAGTTCATTTACTCTTAGCAAAAGGGGTCTTGGATATctagagaggaagagggagcaaTTAAATGAATGCAAAGGGGGACTCAGAGGTATTGAAGTCATTTTTCCCCTGCAGACTGGCCCTAACCTTACTCCTCAGAGAGACCCCTTAGAAGCCAGTAGACAAGTAAGGGATCAAAGATAGGTCAGCAAGGGtggggaaaaggagaggaaggctGGAGATTCGGGAGACACATGGGTTGGAAGGCAATATTAGAGGGGGTGCCTGGAAGTGTAAGCCTCCCCGTCTCACAAATGCCTGCCCAGAAACTCTTACTTCCCAGGCTTGTAAGTTCCATACCCCAGCTCACTCCTGGAAGCTTGTTAGCACTAAGATGGTGCTTGAGGGGAATGACTGGAAAAGAAACTCCGAGGGGAGCTGTCCTAATCCCAGAGCCCTTCTCTGGCCTAAAAGTCCTAAAGCCTGATCTGAAAAAGCTGGTGATGGATTTATCATTTATCTAGGGCAGAAGCTAGAGAAAGGGGAGAGACCAGTGAAGAGccagctctgggcctcagtccctGTCACCACCCAAATTTCTGCACAAACCTGCTCTACCCCTTGGTGCTGGAGTTTACCCCATAGACAGGAGAGCTCCTCCCTTATGTTCTGAGCCATCCACACTTCCTTTCATCAAGTACAGGAGACTGACAAATGTGTTCTCAGTAAACATCATAAAGAAGTGCCAGTCCCATTCCTGTTCCAAAGGCCATTATCAGCTTGGGTCCTGCCCCCTGAGGCTCCTCAAGGTCCCACCCCCACGGTAAGACTCCCTCTCTACCTCATAGCTACACACTATGCCTCCAGTTGCACATGGGGACTCTGGCATGCAGGCTTTCTGGGACTGTGCCCAAGTTTAGCACCTTGGTAGGCAAGACTATCCTGTCTTCCAGGGGAAACCAGGAAGTGGGTGTGGGCGCTACATATGTTCCAGCCCAGGCATCTCTGATATGCTGGGGCCCCCACTTCCTGATTCTGTTTATCATCGTCCGATAAGTCAGGCCAATCCTGAGATTACCCCAGCTTCTCCACCCCTCCAGTTGAACACTCTGATCTGGCTGAAGGAATGCAAGCTATACAAAGATATGGGCGAAAGGGCGGGAGAAGGAGGACTGGGGAAGATTTCCGGCAGCCTGGTAGGAccaagaaacagaaccaatgaTCTGTCCCCAGGAAGGGGACAGAAACTAAGAGAAAGAACTAGAGGGAAAAGAGTGGCTGCTACTGCCTTTGGCTAAAAAGGAGAGGGAAACTGAATGGTTTAGGAGGGATGGGGTCCCACCTAAATTGCAGGGTGGCTTCTCTGGCTCCCCCTAAATCTCAGGGTGAGGAAGGCCTCTCTCCAGAGCCTggaaaagaggaggaagcagcCAGATCAGGTGTCACTCTTAGgtcccctctcctctgccttgCACTCACCCCTTTCTCTCACTTCCCAGCTTCCAGTGTTATAATCTATCTGCCCTGGGGGTAGGGCACCTGCCATCCTGGGAGGCAGCTGTCcacctgcagctgctgtcctCAGGCAGGGACACAAGTGCCAGGGAGGAGGCAGCCGTGGGGGGCCGGGGCCCCCCTCTCCCGCAGAGTTGTCGGAGCTGACGTCGATACTTGTCCCCAGTAAGCAAATAGAGCACAGGATCCAGGCAGCTATTGGCACTGGCCAGAGGTCGAGTCACTTTGTAGACCACGTTGACAATGTTCAGCACCCAGCAGTCAGCTTCCAACAGCCTCGCCAAGTAATAAACGGTGCGGGTGATGTGGAAAGGCACGAAGCAGATGGCAAAAACAGTCAGCACCACAGCAATGGTGCGCAGAGAGCGCACCCGGGTAGATGACTGGGCGGCCCCTGGCAAGGGCTGATACAGGCGCCGGGCCATGAGCCCATAGCAGACAAGAGTAACCACGCAGGGCACACCAAAGAGCAGCCCCATGACTGCCGAGCTGAAGTGCACATAGTGGTCAAACTCCTCAGGCCGGGTGGTGTCGTGGCACAAGATGGTGTCCCCCTTGGTGCTGGTGGTGACAAAGAACAGGTTGGGCACGAGGCAGCCAGCTACAACCAACCAAACTGCCAGGCAGAGAAGGCTGGCAATGCGCGGGCGACCCCAGCGTAGCGCCCGCAGTGGGTGGCAGATTCCCAGGTAGCGGTGTACACTGATACAGGTGAGGAAAAGGACGCTGCAGTAAAGGTTCCAATAGAAAAGAAAGCGGATGAACTTGCAGAGCCCAGTGCCAAAGGGCCAGTGGTTGCGGGCCGCGTAATAGTAGACAAGGGTGGGCAGCGACAGGACGTACAAAGTGTCTGACAAGGCTAAGTGGAACATGTAGATGGCTGTCGCGTCCCAGGGTCGGAGGCGAAAGAGGAAGAGCCAGATGGTCGGGCCATTGAGGCCTAGGCCCAGCACAAAGACAACGGCATAGCTCACGGGCAGCAGGATGAACTTGAACTCCTCATTAAACCGGCAGTCCGGCTCCACCTCACTATCCTCAGGATCTGAATGGGGGCCTAAGGTAGTGAACAGCGAGGACTCCGTACTGGTCATGGTCCCCCTAGAGGTGGAAAGGGCAGAAGTGAGGGTAGCTGGGTTTCCCTGGTCCCCCAGCCCTGACCTGGGGCAAAAAAAGCAGAGAATGGGGAGGGAAATGGTTGAAGCATGGGGCGAGGGGAGCTGAGAGGATGCATCCAGGGGTAGCGCAGGCCATCCTCGCCCCTGCCAGAATTCCCTCAGTCCAGCCTGGGGAGTGATGGGCAGCAGGCAGTGCTGGGTCTCAGGAGGGCAGTCAATGGGTTTGGGTTGTTCTTCTGCAGCTAACTCTGTCCTTCAGAGCTTGGCTAGCTGAAGGGGGTCAAGGCCTACCAGAACTATCCAATGTGAGAAGATGCCCAGACCCAAACTGTCTCTTAGATCATCACAACGGCTGGGTCCCTGGGAAGAGGGCATCTCTC
Above is a genomic segment from Sus scrofa isolate TJ Tabasco breed Duroc chromosome X, Sscrofa11.1, whole genome shotgun sequence containing:
- the P2RY4 gene encoding P2Y purinoceptor 4 — its product is MTSTESSLFTTLGPHSDPEDSEVEPDCRFNEEFKFILLPVSYAVVFVLGLGLNGPTIWLFLFRLRPWDATAIYMFHLALSDTLYVLSLPTLVYYYAARNHWPFGTGLCKFIRFLFYWNLYCSVLFLTCISVHRYLGICHPLRALRWGRPRIASLLCLAVWLVVAGCLVPNLFFVTTSTKGDTILCHDTTRPEEFDHYVHFSSAVMGLLFGVPCVVTLVCYGLMARRLYQPLPGAAQSSTRVRSLRTIAVVLTVFAICFVPFHITRTVYYLARLLEADCWVLNIVNVVYKVTRPLASANSCLDPVLYLLTGDKYRRQLRQLCGRGGPRPPTAASSLALVSLPEDSSCRWTAASQDGRCPTPRADRL